The genomic window AAGGAATTATGGGATGTTGGGGTGAAAACCTATGATGTCTTTGATAAGAAGACATTCAATATGAAAGTAGCGCTCATGTGGACAATAAATGATTTTCCAGCATATGGTAACTTATCTGGTTGGTGCACTTATGGTGAATTTGCTTGCCCTTCTTGCAATATAGACACTCATTCTATAAGGCTCACAAAAGTCAAAAGTATTGCTACATGGGTCATCGACGCTTCTTGAAGTCTAATCATAAATATCGAAATGATGCAAGGTCTTTCGATGGGACTAAAGAATCAAGAGTTGCGCTTGGTCCAATATCAGGTTCATTAGTTTTGAATCAAACTAGAGGCATAAATTTTTCTCTTGGTAAGCTTGGTGAAGATGTTAGTGGGGTGATAAAAAATACATGGAGAAAGAGGAGCATTTTTTTCAATCTCCCTTATTGGGAAACAAATTTGGTGCGACATAACCTTGACGTGATGCACATAGAAAAAAATGTGTGTGATAACTTGATATATACATTGTTAGGTCTGGGTAAAAAGTCGAAAGATAACTTGAAGGCTCGGTTGGACTTGAAAGAGATGAATATAAGACCTAGCTTATGGCCTCAACAACGAGCTAATGGAAAGACATTTCTCCCTCCTTCTTATTTCTCAATGTCTTCTGCTGAAAAGAAGTTGTTTTATGAAGTACTAGAAAATGTTAAGCTTCCACATGGCTATGCATCTAATGTCTCTCGTTGCATTCGGAAACAGAAAATATCAGGGCTAAAATCTCATGATTGCCATGTTATAATGCAAGAACTTCTTCCACTTGCCTTACGAGGAACAGTAGATAAAAAGATGAGCTCTGTTTTGATCGAATTGTGCACATTCTTTCGAGGGATATGCAGTAAAAATCTTGAAGTGGAAAAATTAACACTACTTGAGGAGAAGATTGTCTTAATATTGTGTGACATGGAGAAGCTCTTCCTCCCATCATTTTTCACAATTATGGTGCATTTGGTTATTCATTTAGCAACTGAAGCTAAAATTGCAGGTCCAGTCCAATATCGCTAGATGTATCCAATAGAAAGGTGcggataattatatatattagatTTAAATTGCAGGTTCAGTCTATTTTCATATATAGTAGAATAATATTAACTTATGTTATAGGTATTTATGCACTTTAAAATCATATGTTCGAAATCAAGCATGTCCAGAAGGTTCTATAACAGAGGGATATATTTCAAATGAGTGTTTGGCATTTTGCTCACTATATATGGAAGGTGGGGATTCAAGATTTTATTggtcaacaaaaaataaaatggagATTGAGCATGAGGCTGATCaagaagaatgcctttttccttctATTGGGAAACCATTTGGCAAAGAAGAAGCATTTTTAATGGATGATAAAACATGGTTGCAAACCCATCGATATGTGCTCTTCAATTGTGCTTCTAAAGTGGTTGAAGATTATAGAAAGTGAGTGATCATCTAGCTCTCTTTTTTGTTTACCATATATAACGTTATTAGTGACATATATATGGGTCACATGTACAGTGAACATATTAGTGAGATCAAGAGAACACATCGCAAGCGTCGCCTTTCTCCACATCAACTTGATCGCTTGCATTTTAATTCATTTCATGAATGGTTCAAGGATGAAGTAAGtaaaagatttaattattattttttggttaatATCATGTTACTTTATCAAAAGTTTATAGCTTCTATATTATTTTCTGGTTAGATTAACAAGTTGGATATCACATTTGGTACCCAAGGTGATATAAGAACCCTTTCACGAGGTCCAAGTTACATTGCAAGACGATTCAAAGGTTTTGATTTGAACAATGGGTATCGATTTCGAACAAAGAAGCATGAAGAGTCCAAGGCAACACAAGATTTAGGTGTCATGGTTGTGTCAAAGGTGATTAGCTATGCAAGTGCAAGTGACAATGCTCCCAAGTCGGGAAACATCAATTATTATGAAAGATTGACTGATATTATAGAGTTAAATTACTTTGAAGAATTTAAGGTTGTCTTATTTAAATGTGATTGGGTTGACATAACCAAAGGTAGAGGAGTTAAGAAAGATGACTTGGGTTTCACACTAATGAACTTTTCACACTTAATACATACCAGTGATCAAGAGAGTGATGAACCTTTCGTATTTGCAAACCAAGCTCAACAAGTGATATTTGTGAAAGATCCTCATGATCATGAATGGTTTATCCTTAGGCTAATTAGTCCTCGAGACATATATAatatggaagaaaagaaaatcatgCAGTTTGAGCAATTAATACAAAATGATAATGGTGACTTAACTTTGTTAGAGGAAATTTGTCACTTTGAGGATGGGAATAATGATTGGGTTAGAAGTGGGGTTAATGGTATAGTAATTGATCATGGACATTCACCAAATCAAACTGATGACAATTCTGAGTAAGTTAGGTAATATTTTGAGAACTTTTACATTTTGCATTctcattttctgtatttttcttatttttatttattaagtttatattttttttatttagagagGTGTACTAAGTGACTTGCATTTTTCTGCACATGCTCATTTGGAGAGGTGTTGGTACACGCATGAAGAAGCAGATGCAGCCCTTACTTTGATATATAGCTCTTACTTTGATGTTTTGAATTTTGATCTTTGAGTTTGAAGGATCTTTTATGTCTTAAGATTGGTTACTTATTCTGTTTATTAATGTTGACCTAGGGAGTTAATATGttattttacctttttttttgaTAAAGTTGGTATAATATAACTTGATTCACTTTACTCTTGTCCTGTTATTACATGGAAGCTTTGAAAACTCAGGTTAGAATCCTTGGGTTCTGTTTTTtgatactttttttcctttttcataatctattttttgttttgttttgttaaaTGTAAATGTTTTATACTTTAAATTCTACTGACTTTGTAGGATATGGATGCATCAAAGAAGAACTATAAAAAGTCAAATATTGAAGGAAGAAATTTGGAAAATAATTTAGAGTCAAATAAAAAGGGGAAacataaaaagagaaagaaaatgcatgaaattgATGGGGAAGCTACAAAGAACTGGGAAGAAGAGGGCTTCACTAgtagaaaaaagaagagaaagagattgGAAGAAATGAGTGCTTCAATGGCAAGCAAAAGACACAAACTTATTGAAGATAATGATCTTGAGAGTGCTGTCTCAAGTACAGATTTAAGAGTGCTTAAAAAGAGTCGTGTGAGATTTGTTGAAGAGGAAAATTATGCTGATGAAGTGCTGCCTTTTATGGAGCAACTATTGAATGATGAGAATGTGTCTCAAACTCCTAGTATTTCTAATAGtataaattcttagcaagatgaAGAATTAGGTGATATTATTATTGCTTTAAATATgatattattatattttcatatttcTTTTCACTGAataattgcattttttttgttaGGTCATCCAAAAGCAAAGAGGGTTAGAGGACCTACATTGTTGAAAAAATTTGGAACATGCCTCATGGAAAGACAATTGATGTGCAATTTAATAACCGCAACCAAGCTATAAGAAAAGAAGGCAGAAAACTTGCTAGTTTTCTTGGTATTCTAGCTAGAACTCCTTCAATAATGCCTTTAAACATAGATGACTGGAGATGTTATGATAAAGAGGAGAAAAATAAGTTGCTAAAAATTGTGAGGGTAAGAATTTATTATTCTTAACGGAttccaatttaattttatttgattcaTTAAGAAATTGCTTGAACgttttgtagaagaagttttCTATCCCAATATGTGGTGAGGAATTTGTAAAAAGATCAAttgaaaagaaatggaaagattATAAATGTTACTTAAAGGGTATGTATTTGGGCAATACAAAACCAAAGATATTTTATTGAAGAATAGACCAGAACGAATCCCAAGAGATCAATGGATTGGTCTTGTCTCATATTGGTTCTCTGATAAAGCAAAGGTACTTTGAATCTGATAAGGATTGTCTTCATTTGTTTTATtagcattttcttattttttttaattctaattctGCCATAATTGCAGCAAATTACTTAGGGCAAAGTAGATTTTACTGAAACTGTATAGAATTTACTATTTTACTGAATTTAATAAGGATTGTCTTCAtttgttttattaatattttcttattttttaattctaattctGCTATAACTGCAGCAAATTACTTAGGCCAAAGTAGATTTTACTGAAACTGTATAGAACTTACTATTTTACTGATTTGATAAGGATTGCCTTCATTTGTTTTATtagcattttcttatttttttaattctaattctGCCATAACTGCAACAAATTACTTAGGCCAAAGTAGATTTTACTGAAACTGTATAGAACTTACTATTTTACTGAAATTGTATAGATATAGAAAATAGGAAAATAGAGAAATAATGGCAGGTGTGTGTAGTAGTGTATTTTACTAATCCATAATGTGTTTTGATAGAAACGTACTCAAGCAAATAGGAttaataaagcaaagcaaaaaatGCCTCACACGGGAGGATCCAAAAACATTGCAACATTGATGGATAAACAGGTACTTATGCGTAATTTTTATTTcagatattttataaaataatgcACTATTTTTTTCTGGGACCATTAGCAACGCAGCACAGTATATATAATATAAGAACACTAAAAATTTGTCCTTTTTTGAACCATTAGCAAAGCAGCACAGTATATATAATCTTTTGACTTTGTCATTTTGTTAGGCCAAGGATGGAATCGAACCTTTACGAGCAGAGATTTTTCTCAAAATTCATAAAAGGCGTAAGGATGGTAGACCATTGGATGAGGAGTCTGCAAAAGCAGTGGTAAAATTTATGAATTTGTATCTTCTTCTTGTTATGATTGAAAAGTATAAAGGAACTAAATCATGCATTTAGTTTTAAAATAGGAACATACATGTATCCTCCTTTTTAGCTTCACTCAATTGTGACATTTAGTTCTTTCTATATAGGAACTAATTGAAGAGAATTGGAATAATGGCGAGCTATCTAATGAAGAATCTAATAATGGTGTTGCTTGGGAAGGAGATGTTTATTCTCAAGTATTGGGAAGTGATAGAAGTGGTTACGTACGTGGTTTAGGACTTGGTCCAACACCTTTATTGTGGGGTAATAAATCATCTTATGGTAAATTTGCTTCAGATGCTTTTGCTAATGAGGTTGCTCAAAAATTACAACAAGAAATAAAGGTGCTAAAGGAGAAAcatgaagaagaaatgaagttgatgaaagaaaatcaaaataaaatgttGGCTGAATTGTCTTttatgagacaagttttgtgTAAGCTTGTTTCATCAGGTTCATCTATGACTCAAGATTTCAATGAAAATTCTTTTATGCaggtaatttttaaaatttgaaattttttcttgtgaactgttttttttttatttgacactACTACATTTATTAGGTTCCTGATGCTAATAGTGGTCATGAGTTAGCACCATCCAACACTTGAAATCAGGTTTGATGCTAATAGTTAATTATTTTCTTGAAAGATTATATCTTTATCTATTATTGTTTGAATCCaacactaattaactaactaataattattattattgtataaATTCCGAACATGCCTATGCAGGAAGTGGagtttgatttgaatttgaaatagcATGTATTGAGggtataaattaattattaatagcaCGCTCTAGCTAGCGCATTGTGCATATAGACAAAGAAGTCCAAAATTATCGGAAATTTTGCCTGGctctttggtgcacgaattgtgaatcacacttttcacaactcgtaccactaaccagcaagtgcactgggtcgtccaagtaataccttacgtgagtaagggtcgaatcccatggagattgttggtttgaagcaatctatggttatcttgtaaatcttagtcaggaggtcaattataattatcagtttgaattgcgaaaaataaaagagcaataattaaatacttgttttgcagtaatggagaatatgttagagttttggagatgctttgtcttctgaatctctgctttctccctgccttcttcttcacacacgcaaggttcctcatatggcaagctgtatgttggtggatcaccgttgtcaatggctaccatccgtcctctcagtgaaaagggtccaggtgcgctgtcaccgcacggctaatcatctgtcggttcccactcatgttggaataggatccattgatccttttgcgtctgtcactacgcccagcccttgtgagtttgaagctcgtcacagtcattcaatccctaaatcctactcggaataccacagacaaggtttagactttccagattctcaagaatgctgccaagggattctagcttataccacgaagattctaattaaggaatccaagagatatttattcaatcgaaggtagaacggaggtggttgtcaggcacgcgttcataggttgaggatgatgatgagtgtcacggatcatcgcatccatcatattgaagtgcgaataaacatcttagatagaaacaagcgtgtttgaatataaaacagaaatagttgcattaattcatcgaaacacagcagagctcctcacccccaacaatggagttcagagactcatgccatcgaatagtacaaagttcagatctaaaaatgtcatgagatccaaaataaatctctaaaagttgtttaaatactaaactagtaacctaggtttacagaaaatgagtaaactatgatagatagtgcagaaatccacttctggggcctacttggtgtgtgctggggctgagacttaagattctcacgtgcctaggctattttgggtgttcaacaccaggttgtaacctgtttctggcgttgaactccaacttgtaacctgtttctggcgctagacgccagactgcaacatggaactggcgttgaatgccagtttacatcgtctatccttgagcaaagtatggactattatatattgatggaaagccctggatgtcgactttccaactcaattgaaagcacgtcaattggacttctgtagctctagaaaatccattacgagtgcagggaagtcagaatccaacaacatcagcagtcctttttcagcttga from Arachis ipaensis cultivar K30076 chromosome B09, Araip1.1, whole genome shotgun sequence includes these protein-coding regions:
- the LOC110266842 gene encoding uncharacterized protein LOC110266842; this encodes MHYFFLGPLAKDGIEPLRAEIFLKIHKRRKDGRPLDEESAKAVELIEENWNNGELSNEESNNGVAWEGDVYSQVLGSDRSGYVRGLGLGPTPLLWGNKSSYGKFASDAFANEVAQKLQQEIKVLKEKHEEEMKLMKENQNKMLAELSFMRQVLCKLVSSGSSMTQDFNENSFMQVPDANSGHELAPSNT
- the LOC107616709 gene encoding uncharacterized protein LOC107616709 → MYPIERYLCTLKSYVRNQACPEGSITEGYISNECLAFCSLYMEGGDSRFYWSTKNKMEIEHEADQEECLFPSIGKPFGKEEAFLMDDKTWLQTHRYVLFNCASKVVEDYRNEHISEIKRTHRKRRLSPHQLDRLHFNSFHEWFKDEINKLDITFGTQGDIRTLSRGPSYIARRFKGFDLNNGYRFRTKKHEESKATQDLGVMVVSKVISYASASDNAPKSGNINYYERLTDIIELNYFEEFKVVLFKCDWVDITKGRGVKKDDLGFTLMNFSHLIHTSDQESDEPFVFANQAQQVIFVKDPHDHEWFILRLISPRDIYNMEEKKIMQFEQLIQNDNGDLTLLEEICHFEDGNNDWVRSGVNGIVIDHGHSPNQTDDNSE